The proteins below come from a single Papaver somniferum cultivar HN1 chromosome 11, ASM357369v1, whole genome shotgun sequence genomic window:
- the LOC113324026 gene encoding F-box/kelch-repeat protein At3g06240-like, protein MKSKGKRMSNVEKFEHICNENLTLITQYKYLKGEARVIDCSRNGFSIVNSCNGVVCLTAPGGTVLLWNPSTRETRKIPRTTGFIGFGYDSEIGEFKMIELAKINPAKGKRRSVYSNYISDGEENLRVYSFESNSWKLIPKIPYKITTYDIIFFKGAFHWLARPCDGSKQVLVSFAMHDESFREVLLPQHFYHDDLRLTGRAEVGVLGGFLALDYTCYNVRTEIWLMKDFGGTNSWTQLCIMDLRVICEHPVTNGD, encoded by the exons ATGAAAAGCAAAGGGAAAAGAATGTCAAATGTTGAGAAATTTGAACAT ATTTGCAATGAGAATTTGACATTGATTACTCAATACAAATATCTGAAAGGAGAAGCAAGAGTTATTGATTGTTCAAGGAATGGGTTTAGTATTGTAAATTCTTGTAATGGTGTAGTTTGCTTGACTGCTCCCGGTGGCACAGTTCTTCTTTGGAACCCTTCTACAAGAGAAACCAGGAAAATTCCACGTACAACTGGGTTCATTGGTTTTGGTTATGATTCTGaaattggtgaattcaagatGATAGAACTTGCAAAAATCAATCCGGCAAAAGGAAAGAGAAGATCCGTATATTCAAATTATATTTCTGACGGGGAGGAAAATCTGCGAGTGTATTCATTTGAAtctaattcatggaaactcaTTCCAAAAATCCCTTACAAAATTACTACTTATGATATTATATTTTTCAAAGGAGCTTTCCATTGGTTGGCAAGACCCTGTGATGGATCAAAACAAGTTTTAGTTTCTTTTGCCATGCATGATGAGAGCTTCCGGGAAGTGCTACTACCTCAACATTTTTATCATGATGATTTACGTTTAACTGGACGTGCAGAAGTGGGTGTCTTGGGAGGATTCCTTGCTCTAGATTATACTTGTTACAATGTTCGAACAGAAATATGGCTGATGAAGGACTTTGGAGGAACAAATTCTTGGACTCAACTTTGCATCATGGACCTTCGGGTAATTTGTGAACATCCCGTTACTAATGGAGACTAA